Proteins co-encoded in one Candidatus Jidaibacter acanthamoeba genomic window:
- a CDS encoding mechanosensitive ion channel family protein, producing MSKSYFNDLFTYAENWVTDNYWILLEITLIILGCYFSNKIFSHFLYRLKIISKRTKAFWDDALLVSIEKPIKLAIWLIGFTFIFDAVNHEIKINLLKFSPLIRNISVIVIISWIAISFTSAFENNCIKGTKKTRFDRFTADLTAKIFKVIVITIAGLAILESFGFNISGIIALGGIGGAALAFASQSLLSNFFGTAIIYLDKPFAIGENILIKGENLRGTVEEIGWRITMIRTTEQVPVYVQNSVFSKDSIINYSRVTHRKISEKMGITTLDINQVEIITQDIKNFLELHADIDNEFKIIVALTDFGQDFVELLVEAVIKLRDTKDFPNIRQEVMIGVFNVLKKHQCQVVFSNDNKALLARI from the coding sequence ATGAGCAAATCCTACTTTAACGACCTTTTCACTTATGCAGAAAACTGGGTAACTGATAATTATTGGATACTTCTTGAAATAACATTGATTATTTTAGGCTGCTATTTTTCTAATAAAATCTTTTCCCATTTTTTATATAGGCTTAAGATAATTTCGAAAAGAACCAAAGCTTTTTGGGATGATGCGTTACTCGTCAGTATAGAAAAGCCGATAAAGCTTGCTATATGGTTAATTGGTTTTACCTTTATATTTGACGCTGTAAATCACGAGATAAAAATTAATTTATTGAAATTTTCCCCATTAATTAGAAACATATCCGTTATTGTCATCATAAGCTGGATAGCGATCAGCTTTACTTCAGCATTTGAAAACAACTGTATTAAGGGCACTAAAAAAACCAGGTTTGATAGATTTACGGCAGATTTAACGGCTAAAATTTTTAAAGTTATAGTTATAACTATTGCGGGGTTAGCAATATTAGAAAGCTTTGGTTTTAACATCAGCGGTATAATTGCTTTAGGAGGTATCGGGGGTGCAGCCTTAGCTTTTGCATCACAAAGCTTACTTTCCAACTTTTTCGGTACTGCGATAATTTATCTTGATAAGCCTTTTGCTATAGGAGAAAACATCTTGATAAAAGGAGAAAATCTTAGAGGAACGGTTGAGGAAATCGGCTGGAGGATTACTATGATACGCACCACGGAACAAGTTCCGGTCTATGTACAAAATTCAGTTTTTTCAAAAGACTCGATTATTAACTACTCAAGAGTTACTCATAGAAAAATCAGTGAAAAAATGGGGATAACCACACTTGATATTAATCAGGTGGAGATTATTACCCAGGATATTAAAAATTTTCTTGAGTTACATGCCGATATAGATAATGAGTTTAAAATTATAGTAGCACTAACTGATTTTGGCCAAGACTTTGTTGAGTTACTGGTCGAAGCGGTAATAAAACTAAGAGACACGAAAGATTTTCCGAATATAAGGCAAGAAGTTATGATCGGAGTATTTAACGTTTTAAAGAAACATCAATGCCAGGTCGTCTTCTCGAATGATAATAAAGCATTATTGGCTAGAATTTAG